A stretch of the Neptunomonas phycophila genome encodes the following:
- a CDS encoding PDR/VanB family oxidoreductase, producing the protein MFEVIIQNKIQETPNIASFELVRADGQAMPLFETGSHIDVHISDAFTRQYSLINHSRSNEFYKIAVLNDANSRGGSVALHKNFNVGDRLTISAPRNLFPLNVNSDKVMLFAGGIGITPIMSMAIELDSLGVDFELHYHTRSKQDTAFYQQLSSSPFSSKVFFYFDGVPEAKGHSVESALASFTDNTHLYTCGPGGYMDYIFSTAQNLHWKTENLHKEVFQAQPKPTESGDKPFKLILSRSGIEIDVDVHQSALEAIEDAGVDIDMSCEMGICGACLTTVIEGQPDHRDEFLTADEKSKNNQFTPCCSRALSDSLTIDL; encoded by the coding sequence ATGTTTGAAGTTATTATTCAAAATAAAATACAAGAAACACCGAATATTGCGAGTTTTGAGCTTGTGCGAGCCGATGGCCAAGCCATGCCTTTGTTTGAAACAGGTAGCCATATAGATGTGCACATATCCGACGCCTTTACCCGCCAATACTCTTTAATTAACCATTCGCGCTCCAATGAGTTTTATAAGATTGCCGTCTTAAATGATGCTAACTCCCGAGGCGGCTCTGTCGCGCTACATAAAAATTTCAATGTAGGTGACCGGCTGACTATTTCAGCCCCTCGCAACCTTTTCCCACTAAATGTGAACAGTGACAAAGTCATGTTATTCGCTGGCGGTATCGGTATTACCCCTATTATGTCTATGGCAATAGAGCTAGATAGTTTAGGGGTAGATTTTGAACTTCATTACCATACCCGCTCAAAGCAAGACACCGCTTTTTATCAACAATTATCAAGTTCGCCATTCTCTTCTAAGGTATTTTTTTACTTCGACGGCGTACCAGAAGCCAAAGGCCATAGCGTTGAAAGCGCCTTAGCCTCCTTCACAGATAATACCCATTTATATACGTGCGGCCCTGGCGGATATATGGATTATATTTTTAGCACCGCCCAGAATTTACATTGGAAAACTGAAAACCTGCATAAAGAAGTCTTTCAAGCGCAGCCAAAACCAACTGAATCAGGTGACAAGCCCTTCAAACTAATTCTAAGTCGCTCGGGCATCGAAATCGATGTAGATGTCCATCAAAGCGCACTTGAAGCCATAGAGGATGCCGGCGTTGATATCGACATGTCCTGCGAAATGGGGATATGTGGTGCTTGCTTGACCACCGTCATCGAAGGTCAGCCAGACCATAGAGACGAGTTCTTAACAGCTGATGAGAAGTCGAAAAATAATCAATTCACGCCCTGCTGCTCACGTGCATTGAGTGATTCATTGACCATAGACCTATAA